A genomic region of Desulfosarcina ovata subsp. ovata contains the following coding sequences:
- a CDS encoding transposase, with amino-acid sequence MKIPCAKPLAFLVTGLSFLKPGLTNIQFDNMILVATALVLGSGFNLSRISRMWLEEKAVSTLSYFLSDAKFYIPELQLLYAKRIQQMYTLQPGYFLIDDTMKHHTKFCKWIHGVFVLFDHAFGTNMKATCLVFVYYSDGNLIKFPINFRMFHKETGTMPWQRGKAHPYKTKYALAVEILEWALEVGFPPSMVLADSWFCTGPFIKELKRLELSYIIELKPNYTVRVPCQPPKLTPKGRLSKNQYYTRSLPEVYKSISYVEKYGFTADPATGKAQKVLYHTKTKTLRLNSITGKHCVVESVDPTTQTTKYLLTDQLTWEAGKILITYSHRWVIEEFFRNAKQLTDMEGATIRSEQGVSITICLVSWIDSLLHFENYKQSTAGKLSKGSLTIPSIIRQSQYENFKAVFERLKADEDFYRKWLEVEEKNIFRFRKPRKEVELLERNQNLNPQEAA; translated from the coding sequence ATGAAGATTCCGTGCGCTAAGCCGCTCGCATTCCTTGTCACCGGGCTGTCCTTTTTGAAACCAGGGCTAACCAACATTCAATTTGATAACATGATACTGGTCGCAACGGCCTTGGTATTGGGTTCTGGATTCAACCTGAGCCGCATTAGTCGAATGTGGTTGGAAGAAAAGGCGGTTAGCACGCTTTCTTATTTTTTATCCGATGCAAAATTTTACATCCCCGAGTTGCAATTGCTTTATGCCAAACGCATCCAGCAAATGTACACCCTTCAACCAGGTTATTTTCTGATCGACGACACAATGAAACACCATACCAAATTCTGCAAATGGATTCACGGTGTGTTTGTTTTATTCGATCATGCCTTTGGAACGAACATGAAGGCAACCTGCCTTGTTTTTGTGTATTACAGTGATGGAAACCTTATCAAATTTCCAATCAATTTCAGAATGTTTCACAAAGAAACGGGGACGATGCCTTGGCAAAGAGGGAAAGCCCATCCATACAAAACCAAGTATGCGCTTGCCGTCGAGATACTGGAGTGGGCATTGGAAGTCGGTTTCCCCCCTTCCATGGTGTTAGCGGATTCCTGGTTTTGCACAGGGCCGTTTATCAAAGAACTTAAACGCCTTGAGCTCAGTTATATTATCGAACTCAAACCCAATTACACGGTCAGGGTCCCATGCCAGCCCCCTAAGCTCACCCCCAAAGGGCGATTGTCAAAAAATCAATATTACACGCGGTCCCTGCCCGAGGTTTATAAATCCATTTCTTACGTTGAAAAATACGGCTTTACAGCAGACCCGGCAACTGGTAAAGCTCAAAAAGTTCTTTATCACACGAAGACTAAGACGCTTCGTTTAAATTCTATAACTGGCAAGCATTGTGTTGTTGAAAGTGTTGATCCCACCACTCAAACCACGAAATATTTACTTACCGATCAACTCACTTGGGAAGCCGGTAAAATTCTCATCACTTACAGCCATAGATGGGTAATTGAAGAGTTTTTCAGGAATGCGAAGCAGCTAACCGATATGGAGGGAGCCACTATCAGGAGTGAGCAAGGCGTATCAATAACGATATGCCTGGTGTCCTGGATTGACTCCCTCCTCCATTTTGAAAACTACAAGCAAAGCACTGCTGGAAAACTGTCAAAGGGATCATTAACGATCCCCTCAATTATACGTCAATCCCAATACGAAAATTTCAAGGCAGTATTTGAGAGACTGAAGGCGGACGAAGATTTTTATCGCAAGTGGTTAGAAGTGGAAGAGAAAAATATCTTCAGGTTCCGCAAACCGAGAAAAGAAGTGGAGTTGCTCGAACGGAACCAGAATCTCAACCCCCAAGAGGCTGCATAG
- a CDS encoding ATP-binding cassette domain-containing protein, with protein MTAPQLDIQSLNLSLGKFSLRNINLSCEKGEYHILLGPTGSGKTSLMKCILGFYRITKGKIFSKDKNTRVFEK; from the coding sequence ATGACGGCTCCCCAGTTGGATATTCAGTCGCTGAATCTATCGTTGGGTAAATTTTCCCTGCGCAACATTAACCTCTCGTGCGAGAAGGGAGAATACCATATTCTGCTCGGTCCCACCGGTAGCGGCAAAACGTCCTTAATGAAATGCATTTTGGGGTTTTACAGGATTACCAAAGGAAAAATATTTTCAAAGGATAAAAATACTCGAGTTTTCGAAAAATAG
- a CDS encoding ABC transporter permease, producing the protein MNRTFDTFMWGAAALLIFVFVSLFGSMLFELVGTKAISAPHFDRVWFAIKLSLLTATISSAIAILASVPVAYLFSRHSFIGKAFIDTLLDLPIVLSPIALGAMLLIFFNTAIGKQIEQIFGSVVFEVKGIIVAQFFVIVGLSIRLLKNTFDGIDTEYEILARTLGYSKMQTFLRVVIPMASRGLIGSFLLVWGRAIGEFGATVTLAGATTMKTETIPVAIYLSFESADVTGALIYITILVTMSLAILLFVRSVNGGRL; encoded by the coding sequence ATGAACCGCACCTTTGACACTTTTATGTGGGGTGCGGCTGCATTGCTTATATTCGTATTTGTCAGCCTTTTCGGCAGCATGCTTTTTGAATTGGTCGGAACAAAGGCGATCTCCGCCCCCCATTTTGACCGTGTTTGGTTTGCCATTAAGCTCTCACTGCTAACGGCCACGATTTCCTCTGCCATTGCCATCCTGGCCTCAGTACCCGTTGCTTATTTGTTTTCGCGCCACTCTTTTATCGGCAAAGCCTTTATTGACACACTGTTGGACTTGCCCATCGTGCTTTCACCAATAGCTCTTGGTGCAATGTTGCTCATTTTTTTCAACACCGCTATCGGCAAACAAATTGAGCAAATTTTTGGCTCCGTTGTCTTCGAGGTCAAAGGGATCATTGTGGCACAATTTTTTGTGATCGTGGGACTGTCCATACGATTACTAAAAAACACCTTCGACGGAATCGATACAGAATATGAAATTCTGGCTCGGACGTTAGGCTACAGCAAAATGCAAACCTTTCTAAGGGTTGTGATTCCCATGGCAAGCCGGGGGCTTATCGGCTCTTTTTTGTTGGTGTGGGGCAGGGCGATCGGTGAATTTGGCGCAACGGTTACATTGGCAGGGGCCACGACTATGAAAACCGAGACGATTCCGGTGGCGATTTATTTAAGCTTCGAGTCAGCCGATGTCACCGGGGCTTTAATTTATATAACCATTCTCGTGACCATGTCTCTGGCCATTCTGCTCTTCGTCAGGTCTGTCAACGGGGGGAGACTATGA
- the modA gene encoding molybdate ABC transporter substrate-binding protein yields the protein MKKWIIAGLIGAVVIFCVGANGLADMQSITVFCGSANKPPMEEIAAKFKQDRNVEVNMIFGGSGTLLSQIELSKKGEIYLPGSPDYIIIAERKKQIIENSDQIVAYLVPAIITPAGNPANVKGLEDLARPGVRVGIGNPETVCLGLYGIEILETNNFLEPVLKNVVTFGGSCSKTANLAALNKVDAILGWRVFHYWNPERMEFVAINPKQIPRISYIPISIPKYTKDINLSKAFIEYTLSPIGQSIYKKYGYLSKLEDAKSFAPQASVGGEYTLPDKYFEIIKDLWKNK from the coding sequence ATGAAGAAGTGGATTATTGCTGGGCTAATAGGTGCAGTGGTTATATTTTGTGTGGGAGCAAATGGTTTGGCCGATATGCAATCCATAACCGTATTTTGCGGCTCTGCAAATAAGCCGCCAATGGAAGAGATTGCAGCAAAATTCAAACAAGATAGGAATGTTGAAGTAAATATGATTTTTGGTGGATCTGGCACATTACTTTCTCAAATTGAACTATCTAAAAAGGGAGAGATCTATTTGCCAGGATCGCCTGATTATATCATCATTGCCGAAAGAAAAAAGCAGATCATAGAAAACAGCGATCAAATCGTGGCCTACCTTGTACCGGCAATTATTACCCCGGCGGGTAATCCGGCAAATGTGAAAGGGTTGGAAGACCTGGCGCGGCCTGGGGTTCGGGTCGGAATCGGCAATCCAGAGACGGTTTGTTTGGGTTTGTACGGTATAGAAATACTGGAAACAAACAACTTTTTGGAACCGGTTCTGAAAAATGTGGTTACCTTCGGCGGGTCCTGCTCAAAAACAGCAAACTTGGCTGCGTTGAACAAGGTCGATGCTATCCTCGGATGGCGAGTGTTTCACTACTGGAACCCCGAACGCATGGAATTTGTCGCTATCAACCCGAAACAAATCCCAAGGATATCATACATACCGATTTCAATTCCCAAATATACCAAGGATATTAACCTATCAAAGGCTTTTATTGAATATACGCTTTCTCCCATAGGACAATCTATATACAAGAAATACGGATACTTGAGTAAATTAGAAGATGCGAAATCGTTTGCGCCGCAGGCTAGTGTTGGCGGTGAATATACCCTTCCTGACAAGTATTTCGAAATTATCAAGGATCTATGGAAAAATAAATGA
- a CDS encoding helix-turn-helix transcriptional regulator: MKTKDELSVQDVAGILKVSKSKIYSMIKSNELQSYKVGRKVRFSEDDIKSYIQNSKKGDLVKNREILTPIRNEGFVLCGQDIILDILSNYMRQRGVPALRAYIGSYDSLIALYRKQVNVASAHLWDSDTDTYNVPYVRRLLPGIPAVVVHLTCRIQGFYVAKGNPKEITSWEDFGRDDITMVNREQGAGSRVLLDENLRLIGVFGKDIAGYDQEIQSHLTVASIVASGKADVAIGTEKIAKQVEGIDFVPIKKERYDIVFRREDADRYEIQSLLNIIRSQAFQEEFSQIGGYDTKDMGKVVIEF; this comes from the coding sequence GTGAAGACGAAAGACGAACTTTCCGTTCAAGATGTTGCCGGCATCCTGAAAGTCAGTAAAAGCAAAATTTACAGCATGATAAAAAGCAATGAACTGCAATCCTACAAAGTAGGCCGCAAGGTTCGCTTCTCGGAAGATGACATAAAGTCATACATTCAAAACTCGAAAAAAGGGGATCTTGTTAAAAACCGGGAAATTCTAACCCCAATCCGTAATGAGGGATTCGTGCTATGCGGCCAGGATATCATTTTAGACATACTCTCGAATTATATGCGTCAACGCGGAGTCCCTGCACTGCGGGCATATATTGGAAGCTATGACAGTTTGATTGCGCTTTACCGTAAGCAGGTAAATGTCGCTTCTGCTCATCTCTGGGACAGCGATACAGATACCTATAATGTTCCTTACGTTCGGCGATTATTACCTGGAATCCCTGCTGTGGTTGTTCATTTGACCTGCCGTATACAGGGCTTTTATGTTGCGAAAGGAAACCCGAAAGAGATTACCAGCTGGGAAGATTTTGGGCGAGATGACATTACAATGGTGAACCGTGAACAAGGGGCTGGCTCACGGGTATTGCTTGATGAAAACCTTCGATTGATAGGCGTATTCGGGAAAGATATCGCTGGATATGATCAGGAAATCCAATCCCATCTTACGGTTGCAAGCATCGTGGCCTCTGGAAAAGCTGATGTCGCAATAGGAACCGAAAAAATAGCAAAACAGGTGGAAGGGATTGATTTTGTACCCATTAAAAAAGAGCGATACGATATTGTGTTCAGACGCGAAGATGCGGATCGATACGAAATACAATCTTTACTAAACATTATTCGTTCGCAAGCATTCCAGGAAGAATTTTCTCAGATAGGTGGTTACGACACGAAAGATATGGGAAAAGTGGTCATCGAATTTTGA
- a CDS encoding hybrid sensor histidine kinase/response regulator: MSTTIHSPDDVVTVCPETGLPITSRPEWTHRRFGNDFWLTSRVIGDRIILNQPSGYAELEGLIESLKMTDTVIRSSIDSSTGYVHISDYSGMRGVSREARKYYIRYVEQREHLLGIAYFGVSPLFRIMINMAKRFSWVKCNVRITRDYATAISAAAQLLGGEPQLAAAEPRPRKQWAAGITEHFESGHHVLRCDRWRLALDGYTLTVEVIDRRIYHAISTGRMEAHHIASVDRLRERVRQMLGFDAGFPVLMSTTTGGQCSDRHVRTQYMDALKRWHARYPVKLYLLYDANWSVRTAAMLASPFMPFRVKTVSGFDAALAMADRVVGFAPVASPNALPTPDIPADSSVPEVRQLLQFIGDIDWERNGVTLPDHVDAAHPFRPVFDAIALIKGELDEVLQARHQAKAALRESQQRFEEVLRHSRDILFKRNLRQGTYDYVSDSVQELLGLSPQEIYEMGFSGVQALVHPDDRSRFIALSSQLMTGSDEARAGIGGLYRIRGKQGNYLWFSDKRAIVRDSEGRPVAVLGNLREITEQKLAEEERRSSHERLTTVLDSITAHIYVSDLQTFEILFMNRAMHDVFGDYPAGSRCFEFFRHASKACDGCIVDKLVDGQGHPTGVHIWEGQHPVKKCWYLNHDQAIRWVDGRMVRVQIAMDISRLKSLERERLEIAEQLRQTLKLEAVSTLAGGVAHNFNNLLMVVLGNLELLRMDMGENSDQLRRIDAAEKSATKAADLSSLMLTYVGQTKINPQPLDLNATLKKMVDLINTTVADSASLTLDINDGPTWIHADSAKVYQVITNLVTNAVEASGDQPLEIRLSVGAQYCDTAQLSRLAPGDRLPEGRYIWLRVSDNGRGMDPETLEKVFDPFFTTKFTGRGLGMAAVMGIMRAHRGGVRIDSRPDAGTAVTVYFPEREAVAALAPKTPPVDAATRRKQRGTALLVDDEPLVLELGSQMLELLGFDVITATDGVEALAEAEANAERIGIVLLDINMPRMGGRETLERLRAMGAAFPVLVTSGFTEFQVREKLGDVQVDGYINKPFRMDQLQEKISAVLDPSGR; the protein is encoded by the coding sequence ATGTCTACGACCATTCATTCCCCCGACGATGTCGTTACTGTGTGTCCCGAAACGGGATTGCCCATTACTTCCCGGCCCGAGTGGACCCACCGCCGATTCGGCAACGATTTTTGGCTCACCAGCCGGGTGATCGGCGATCGGATCATCCTCAACCAGCCTTCCGGTTATGCTGAGCTGGAGGGGCTCATTGAATCGCTCAAAATGACCGACACCGTCATCCGGTCATCCATCGACTCTTCAACCGGTTACGTTCATATCTCGGATTATTCGGGCATGCGGGGCGTCTCCCGCGAAGCCAGAAAATACTACATCAGATATGTGGAGCAACGCGAGCATTTGCTGGGGATCGCCTATTTCGGCGTCAGTCCGCTGTTTCGGATTATGATCAACATGGCCAAGCGGTTCAGTTGGGTCAAATGCAATGTCCGGATCACCAGGGACTACGCCACGGCCATTTCGGCCGCCGCACAGTTGCTCGGTGGCGAACCGCAGCTGGCGGCAGCCGAGCCCCGGCCCCGGAAACAATGGGCGGCCGGAATTACGGAACACTTTGAAAGCGGCCATCACGTCTTGCGGTGTGACCGCTGGCGTCTGGCGTTGGATGGTTATACCCTGACCGTCGAAGTCATCGATCGACGGATCTACCATGCCATTTCCACCGGAAGGATGGAAGCTCACCATATTGCGTCCGTGGACCGGCTGCGGGAACGTGTCCGCCAGATGCTCGGCTTCGATGCGGGTTTTCCCGTGCTCATGAGTACGACCACCGGTGGTCAGTGCAGCGACCGCCATGTCCGCACCCAATACATGGACGCGCTGAAACGCTGGCATGCCCGTTATCCGGTCAAACTTTACCTCCTTTACGATGCCAACTGGTCGGTGCGCACCGCAGCCATGCTGGCCAGCCCGTTTATGCCATTTCGGGTAAAAACGGTATCCGGCTTTGATGCCGCCCTGGCCATGGCAGACCGGGTCGTCGGGTTCGCCCCTGTTGCTTCCCCCAACGCCTTGCCAACACCAGATATCCCTGCTGACTCTTCGGTACCCGAAGTCCGTCAACTGCTGCAGTTCATCGGTGATATCGATTGGGAGCGTAACGGGGTGACCCTTCCGGACCATGTCGATGCCGCCCACCCCTTTCGTCCTGTGTTTGACGCCATTGCCCTGATCAAGGGGGAGCTGGATGAGGTTCTCCAGGCGCGTCATCAGGCTAAAGCGGCCCTTCGCGAGAGCCAGCAGCGTTTTGAGGAGGTACTTCGCCATTCGCGCGATATTCTATTCAAGCGGAACCTCCGGCAGGGCACCTACGACTATGTCAGTGATTCGGTACAGGAACTTTTGGGGCTTTCTCCGCAAGAAATATACGAGATGGGGTTCAGTGGCGTGCAGGCGCTGGTTCATCCCGACGACCGGAGCCGATTTATAGCCCTCAGCAGCCAACTGATGACCGGTTCCGATGAGGCGCGAGCAGGGATCGGTGGCCTGTATCGGATTCGTGGCAAGCAGGGAAATTACCTCTGGTTTTCCGATAAACGAGCGATTGTCCGCGATTCGGAGGGGCGGCCGGTGGCGGTTTTGGGCAACCTTCGCGAAATTACCGAACAGAAGCTGGCCGAGGAGGAGCGCCGGTCATCCCACGAACGTTTAACGACGGTGCTGGACAGCATCACGGCACACATCTATGTGTCCGACCTGCAGACGTTCGAGATCCTGTTCATGAACCGGGCCATGCACGATGTCTTCGGCGACTACCCGGCGGGTTCGCGCTGCTTTGAATTTTTCCGTCATGCCTCCAAGGCGTGTGACGGCTGCATTGTCGACAAGCTGGTAGACGGCCAGGGTCATCCCACGGGGGTCCACATCTGGGAAGGCCAGCATCCCGTGAAAAAATGCTGGTACCTGAACCATGACCAGGCCATCCGTTGGGTCGACGGTCGAATGGTGCGCGTGCAGATCGCCATGGACATCTCACGACTCAAATCCCTGGAACGCGAGCGCCTTGAGATTGCCGAACAGCTGCGGCAGACACTTAAGCTGGAGGCCGTCAGCACCCTGGCCGGAGGAGTGGCCCACAATTTCAATAACTTGCTGATGGTGGTGCTGGGTAACCTGGAACTGCTGCGTATGGATATGGGAGAGAACAGCGACCAGCTGCGCCGAATCGATGCCGCCGAAAAATCGGCAACCAAAGCGGCGGATCTGAGCAGCCTGATGCTGACCTATGTGGGTCAGACCAAAATCAACCCTCAGCCCCTTGACCTCAACGCCACCCTCAAAAAAATGGTGGACCTGATCAATACCACCGTGGCCGACAGTGCCTCCTTAACACTTGACATAAACGATGGTCCGACATGGATTCATGCCGATTCCGCCAAGGTTTACCAGGTGATCACCAACCTGGTGACCAATGCCGTGGAGGCCTCCGGGGACCAGCCCCTCGAAATCCGTTTGAGCGTCGGGGCCCAGTATTGCGATACTGCGCAATTGTCGCGGCTGGCACCCGGTGATCGCCTGCCCGAGGGCCGATATATCTGGTTGCGGGTGTCAGACAACGGCCGGGGAATGGACCCGGAGACCCTGGAAAAAGTGTTTGATCCCTTTTTTACGACCAAGTTTACCGGGCGGGGACTGGGCATGGCTGCTGTGATGGGCATCATGCGCGCCCACCGGGGCGGTGTGCGCATCGACAGCCGGCCCGATGCCGGCACGGCCGTTACCGTATATTTTCCGGAACGAGAGGCGGTTGCGGCCCTTGCTCCCAAGACTCCGCCCGTCGACGCCGCAACCCGCCGGAAACAGCGGGGGACAGCGCTTCTGGTGGACGACGAGCCGCTGGTCCTGGAGCTGGGTTCCCAGATGCTCGAACTCTTGGGATTCGATGTCATCACGGCCACTGACGGCGTCGAGGCCCTGGCCGAGGCCGAGGCCAATGCGGAGCGCATCGGTATTGTCCTTTTGGATATCAACATGCCGCGCATGGGGGGACGGGAAACCCTGGAACGGCTGCGTGCCATGGGGGCCGCCTTTCCGGTGCTGGTGACCAGTGGTTTTACAGAGTTTCAGGTTCGCGAAAAGCTGGGCGATGTCCAGGTGGACGGTTACATCAACAAGCCTTTCCGCATGGATCAGCTACAGGAGAAGATCAGCGCCGTGCTTGATCCTTCCGGCCGGTGA
- a CDS encoding response regulator, whose product MSSAIRVLVVDDEPSIRNSLVEFLEDFEFDVFAADSAENALDLIARFPIDVAIVDIRLPKLDGDSLILQAYQLRPNMRFLIHTGSVEYKLDQDLRDLGVTPEHVFLKPQMNLSVFRDAIAKLMKS is encoded by the coding sequence ATGTCATCAGCTATTCGTGTGTTGGTCGTTGACGACGAACCATCCATCCGTAACAGTCTTGTTGAGTTTCTCGAAGATTTCGAGTTCGATGTTTTTGCCGCGGATAGTGCCGAAAATGCCCTTGATCTGATTGCCCGTTTTCCCATTGACGTTGCCATTGTGGATATCCGGCTGCCCAAACTCGATGGCGATTCGTTAATTCTCCAGGCATACCAGCTTCGTCCGAATATGCGTTTTCTCATTCATACCGGCTCTGTGGAGTACAAATTGGATCAAGATCTGAGAGATCTCGGCGTCACTCCCGAGCATGTTTTTCTGAAACCACAAATGAATTTATCGGTTTTCCGCGACGCCATTGCAAAGTTGATGAAATCGTAA
- the miaA gene encoding tRNA (adenosine(37)-N6)-dimethylallyltransferase MiaA, which yields MSPLSKSKIVVVCGPTGAGKTGFAIDLARRFNGEIIGADSMQIYRHMDIGTAKPTPAEQAAVLHHMIDIVDPDEDFDAAAYAAMAGDIVRRVVARGRRAFVVGGTGLYIKALIYGLFEQGPSDAAVRERLRAQAQADGGEAMYRKLARIDPTAAGRIHPNDTYRTLRALEIYKITGKPLSVVQQRHGFREPRFTSLEIGLSWPRPILYDRINRRVDEMMAQGFLDEVGQLLAAGYTRDLKSMQSLGYRHLAAVIEGEAILDDTLRTLKRDHRRYAKRQLTWFGAREGIHWLTPDQSAKAAERIQTFFG from the coding sequence ATGAGCCCCTTGTCGAAAAGTAAGATTGTGGTTGTCTGTGGTCCGACCGGCGCCGGAAAGACCGGTTTCGCCATTGATCTGGCCCGCCGGTTCAATGGCGAAATCATCGGTGCCGATTCCATGCAGATTTACCGCCACATGGACATCGGCACTGCCAAACCCACGCCGGCAGAGCAGGCGGCGGTGCTCCATCACATGATCGATATTGTGGATCCGGACGAGGATTTCGACGCGGCTGCCTATGCCGCCATGGCTGGAGATATCGTCCGGCGAGTGGTCGCTCGAGGCCGTCGTGCCTTTGTGGTGGGAGGGACCGGGCTTTACATCAAGGCGTTGATTTATGGTCTTTTCGAACAGGGGCCGTCCGATGCGGCCGTCCGTGAGCGCTTGCGGGCGCAGGCGCAGGCCGACGGCGGCGAGGCCATGTACCGGAAACTGGCCCGCATCGACCCCACTGCCGCCGGCCGGATTCACCCCAACGACACCTATCGTACCCTGCGGGCGCTGGAAATATATAAGATAACGGGTAAGCCCCTGTCGGTCGTTCAACAGCGGCATGGCTTTCGCGAACCGCGTTTCACAAGCCTCGAAATCGGCCTTTCATGGCCCCGACCGATATTGTATGATCGGATTAACCGGCGGGTGGATGAAATGATGGCGCAGGGTTTTTTGGATGAGGTCGGGCAACTCCTGGCGGCGGGCTACACAAGGGACCTGAAATCCATGCAGAGTCTTGGATACCGTCACTTGGCGGCGGTTATCGAGGGCGAGGCTATTCTGGATGACACCCTCCGGACCCTTAAGCGGGACCATCGCCGATACGCCAAGCGTCAGTTGACTTGGTTCGGTGCCCGTGAGGGGATCCACTGGCTGACCCCCGACCAGTCGGCTAAGGCGGCTGAACGGATCCAGACATTTTTTGGGTGA
- a CDS encoding glycine cleavage system protein H: MSEKTNKRQRSRIGYGSSYHRGERHEVGSGPGIGSVLGGQVWVIQPDRKAVPENACLWMQAGAVKYKTCNNHFDCNTCKYDHAMQNKVALGKQVSWQDSMRRQPALARTCRHSLTGRIAQRACAYDFHCEKCDFDQYFEDVLAAKTQSAPTDIARVKGFDVPRHYHFHNGHTWARIESGGNLRIGLDDFSLKVFGQADGFDLPLMGKELNHNQIGWGLKRKHHLADVRAPIDGVIMEVNIRVMENPGLANREPYGDGWLFLVRTPDVKKAAKRLMDDEASLNWINNEVSILEEMVTDVAGPLAADGGTFGPDIYGNLPGLDWHQLARTFLKTG; encoded by the coding sequence ATGAGCGAAAAAACCAACAAACGTCAAAGAAGCCGGATCGGCTACGGATCATCTTACCACCGCGGAGAACGTCACGAGGTGGGAAGCGGCCCCGGCATCGGCTCCGTCCTGGGAGGTCAGGTATGGGTCATTCAACCGGACAGAAAGGCGGTTCCCGAGAATGCATGCCTGTGGATGCAGGCCGGTGCGGTCAAGTACAAAACCTGCAATAATCATTTCGACTGCAACACCTGCAAGTATGACCATGCCATGCAGAACAAGGTGGCCCTGGGCAAACAAGTCAGCTGGCAGGACAGCATGCGGCGGCAGCCGGCATTGGCGCGCACCTGCCGGCACAGCCTGACCGGGCGGATCGCCCAGCGGGCCTGCGCATACGATTTTCATTGCGAAAAATGCGACTTTGACCAGTACTTCGAAGATGTCCTGGCAGCCAAAACCCAGAGTGCACCCACCGACATCGCCCGCGTCAAAGGCTTTGATGTTCCGCGTCATTACCATTTCCACAACGGCCACACATGGGCGCGGATCGAAAGCGGGGGCAACCTCAGGATCGGGTTGGATGATTTCAGCTTGAAGGTTTTCGGTCAGGCCGATGGTTTTGACCTGCCCTTGATGGGCAAGGAACTGAATCACAATCAGATCGGCTGGGGCCTGAAAAGAAAGCATCATCTGGCGGACGTGCGCGCCCCCATCGATGGTGTGATCATGGAGGTCAACATCCGGGTGATGGAAAATCCGGGACTGGCCAACCGGGAGCCGTATGGCGACGGATGGCTCTTTCTGGTGCGCACGCCGGATGTCAAAAAAGCGGCCAAACGCCTGATGGATGATGAGGCCAGTTTGAACTGGATCAACAACGAAGTCTCGATTCTGGAAGAGATGGTCACCGACGTGGCCGGCCCCCTGGCCGCCGACGGGGGTACCTTCGGGCCGGATATTTATGGAAATCTGCCCGGCCTGGACTGGCATCAACTGGCCCGCACCTTCTTGAAAACAGGTTGA
- a CDS encoding glycine cleavage system protein H, translated as MAHQRQRSPAGPCIWMQAGVVRTKTCTKDYHCAGCRFDRVLRQLARENRHPSAGNPPGAERRARIVYWADKLKELPAHRRPCVHHLKRRIAFRPCTNDYVCSNCEFDQYFQDQFLVHAALKPVDINTIQGYRIPRGIYLHRGHAWLGMAAGGQVRIGLNDFAVRLLGPMDRIELPLMGKALTQDQEGITLHRGSLKAGLLSPVSGVVTAFNPEVGDNPQSLADDPYGKGWLLMVQPANLREELRRLKMGDEEAAPFIRDEIAGLHRALEPHLGPLAADGGQFCDDLLKTLPRTAWEAVTRQILKS; from the coding sequence ATGGCACATCAACGACAGCGATCACCGGCCGGCCCCTGCATCTGGATGCAGGCCGGCGTGGTCAGAACCAAGACATGCACCAAAGACTATCATTGTGCCGGCTGCCGCTTCGACAGGGTCCTGCGGCAGCTGGCCCGGGAAAATCGACACCCCTCGGCAGGCAATCCCCCCGGGGCGGAGCGACGGGCACGGATCGTCTACTGGGCCGACAAGCTCAAGGAATTGCCGGCTCACCGGCGGCCCTGCGTGCATCACCTCAAACGCCGCATCGCGTTTCGCCCCTGTACCAACGACTACGTGTGCAGCAACTGTGAATTCGACCAGTACTTTCAGGATCAGTTCCTGGTCCATGCCGCCCTCAAGCCCGTCGATATCAATACGATCCAAGGGTATCGGATTCCCCGGGGCATCTACCTGCACCGCGGCCATGCGTGGCTGGGAATGGCCGCCGGAGGCCAGGTGCGCATTGGCCTGAACGACTTTGCCGTCCGGCTGCTGGGCCCCATGGACCGCATCGAGCTGCCGCTGATGGGAAAGGCCCTGACCCAGGACCAGGAAGGCATCACCCTGCACCGCGGTTCGCTGAAGGCCGGTTTGCTGTCCCCGGTCAGTGGCGTGGTCACGGCATTCAATCCCGAGGTCGGTGACAATCCCCAATCGCTGGCGGACGATCCTTACGGCAAAGGCTGGCTGCTGATGGTACAGCCGGCAAACCTGCGCGAGGAACTGCGCCGGCTGAAGATGGGCGATGAAGAGGCAGCCCCCTTTATCAGGGATGAAATCGCCGGTCTTCACCGGGCCCTGGAACCCCACCTGGGGCCACTGGCCGCCGACGGCGGCCAATTTTGTGACGACCTCCTTAAAACGTTGCCGCGCACAGCATGGGAAGCGGTAACCCGGCAGATCCTGAAAAGCTGA